One part of the Spiroplasma turonicum genome encodes these proteins:
- the deoD gene encoding purine-nucleoside phosphorylase has product MTPHISAKKEEIGSIVLMPGDPLRAKKIAETFLEDYKLVNETRNMYIYTGFYKGNKITIAGSGMGCPSIGIYSYELFKFYDVDYIIRVGSAGSYNEKINVYDIYNVKDAFGENNYAKLAANIDETIIPASKEVFEKINDVAERLKYNIFTGTAHSSDVFYRLGDSLEFANKNNLDVVEMESFALFANAIVTNKKAGCLLTVSDSFITNQITTSEERQNNFMKMCELALESSIELLNN; this is encoded by the coding sequence ATGACACCACATATAAGTGCTAAAAAAGAGGAAATAGGGAGTATAGTTTTAATGCCCGGCGACCCTTTAAGAGCAAAAAAAATAGCAGAAACTTTTTTAGAAGATTATAAACTAGTAAATGAAACAAGAAATATGTATATATACACAGGTTTTTATAAAGGAAACAAAATCACTATTGCAGGTAGTGGAATGGGTTGCCCAAGCATCGGGATTTATTCATATGAACTTTTTAAGTTTTATGATGTTGATTATATTATAAGGGTTGGGTCAGCTGGTAGTTATAATGAAAAGATAAATGTATATGATATTTATAATGTTAAAGATGCTTTTGGCGAAAATAATTATGCTAAACTTGCTGCAAACATAGATGAAACTATTATTCCAGCCAGTAAAGAAGTTTTTGAAAAAATAAATGATGTAGCTGAAAGACTTAAATATAATATATTTACTGGAACAGCACACTCTTCTGATGTTTTTTACAGATTAGGGGACTCTCTTGAATTTGCTAATAAAAATAATTTAGATGTTGTTGAAATGGAGTCTTTTGCTTTATTTGCTAATGCAATAGTTACCAATAAGAAAGCAGGTTGTTTATTAACTGTCTCTGATAGTTTCATAACTAATCAAATAACAACTTCTGAAGAAAGACAAAATAATTTTATGAAAATGTGTGAATTAGCATTGGAATCATCAATAGAATTACTAAACAATTAA